The Ischnura elegans chromosome 1, ioIscEleg1.1, whole genome shotgun sequence genome contains a region encoding:
- the LOC124163530 gene encoding putative ankyrin repeat protein RF_0381 has translation MVDLQMKSLQAEMTTMKKEVVNNETFPKCPPSKDALSDYNEGLLLRRKTDQDLSKISDMQAKAETLSRKRDQSTLPSSGNDAANECSAGVYYGDYEMALLSSDNDCGRPEENVVTELQKMIHLEDINSRIKNGGFTPLFFAIRENHLERVNFLIARGADVNHKAIHGFTPLSLAVQLGYLKIVNLLIANGADLSTRTDKLNTHLHLAAESGHLDIVNVLIEKGLDVNAENDDRARPLHSAVQNGNLGIVKALISHGADTKVGSSGAGNHKMDVNVTALHLAAQTGRLDIVKALLETGVNVNVKTGDRITPLHLASQYGSGEVVDILIRNKANVNARDYENVTPLNLASERNHFGVVKSLLLVKGIDVNAKSHNNTTALHVASQNGHLEVVKLLIENKANINAKKNEGFTPLHLAIQQKRFEVSDFLIKNEANINAMDDQNWTPLHNAAYNGFSLKIVERLIARGANVNAKMDNGKRALHLAAEHNYLEIVNFLIKNGAVVNALDRRRWTPLHCAAYDGNLEVVKSLLDKGADINAKTERSTTPLHFAKINYHVEVVDWLLNQGGRSSCL, from the exons AACTATGAAAAAAGAAGTTGTAAATAATGAAACTTTTCCCAAGTGTCCACCAAGTAAAGATGCCTTGTCAGATTACAATGAAGGCTTATTACTCCGCCGAAAAACAGATCAAGATTTATCTAAAATTTCTGATATGCAGGCCAAGGCAGAAACTTTATCTCGGAAAAGAGACCAATCCACACTACCCAGTTCAGGAAATGATGCG GCCAATGAGTGCTCAGCTGGAGTTTATTATGGTGATTATGAGATGGCACTGCTTTCCTCAGATAATGATTGTGGCCGTCCAGAGGAAAATGTGGTAACTGAGCTGCAGAAAATGATTCATCTTGAAGATATAAACTCTAGGATTAAAAATGGTGGCTTTACGCCACTGTTTTTTGCAATTAGGGAAAATCACTTGGAGAGGGTTAACTTTCTTATTGCTCGTGGAGCAGATGTAAACCATAAGGCCATTCACGGCTTTACACCTTTAAGTTTAGCAGTCCAGCTAGGCTATTTAAAAATAGTCAACCTCTTGATTGCAAATGGAGCAGATCTTAGTACTAGAACAGATAAACTTAACACACATTTACACCTCGCAGCAGAGAGTGGTCATCTGGATATAGTAAATGTTCTCATTGAAAAGGGATTAGATGTTAATGCTGAAAATGATGATCGAGCAAGACCTTTGCATTCTGCAGTACAAAATGGTAATCTTGGGATAGTTAAAGCTCTAATTTCACATGGGGCTGATACTAAAGTTGGATCTTCAGGCGCAGGTAACCATAAAATGGATGTGAACGTTACAGCCTTACATCTTGCAGCACAAACTGGTAGATTGGATATAGTTAAGGCTCTGCTTGAAACAGGAGTAAACGTTAATGTCAAAACAGGTGACAGGATTACACCTCTACATTTAGCATCTCAATATGGCTCTGGTGAGGTAGTAGACATTTTAATAAGAAACAAGGCTAATGTTAATGCTAGGGATTATGAGAATGTTACTCCTCTTAATTTAGCGTCAGAACGTAATCACTTTGGAGTGGTTAAGTCCCTTCTTCTTGTGAAGGGAATTGATGTGAATGCTAAAAGCCACAATAATACCACAGCGTTACATGTAGCATCTCAGAATGGTCACTTAGAAGTAGTGAAGCTACTAATTGAGAATAAAGCCAatattaatgctaaaaaaaatgaaggttttaCACCTTTACATTTAGCAATTCAGCAAAAACGTTTTGAGGtcagtgattttttaataaaaaatgaagcaaacaTTAATGCTATGGATGATCAGAATTGGACTCCTTTGCATAATGCAGCATATAAtggtttttcgttaaaaatagtAGAGAGATTGATTGCCAGAGGAGCCAATGTAAATGCAAAGATGGATAATGGTAAAAGAGCTCTTCATTTGGCCGCTGAACACAACTACTTGGAAATAGTgaatttcttgattaaaaatgGAGCCGTTGTTAATGCTCTAGATAGAAGAAGGTGGACTCCTCTACATTGTGCAGCATATGATGGTAATTTAGAAGTTGTTAAATCTTTGCTTGACAAAGGAGCAGACATTAATGCTAAAACAGAAAGAAGTACTACACCACTGCACTTTGCTAAAATCAATTATCATGTAGAGGTGGTTGATTGGCTACTGAATCAGGGGGGAAGAAGTTCATGCTTATGA